Proteins from one Pithys albifrons albifrons isolate INPA30051 chromosome 2, PitAlb_v1, whole genome shotgun sequence genomic window:
- the OLIG3 gene encoding oligodendrocyte transcription factor 3, with amino-acid sequence MNSDSSSVSSRASSPDMDEMYLRDHHHHHHHHHHQDSRLNSVSSTQNDLVQKMSGEGLTRNGSKTGGEGSKYKIKKQLSEQDLQQLRLKINGRERKRMHDLNLAMDGLREVMPYAHGPSVRKLSKIATLLLARNYILMLTSSLEEMKRLVGEIYGGHHSAFHCGTVGHSTGHPPHAAGTVHQVHPILGSALSSANTSSSLSASLPAIGTIRPPHSLLKTPSTPPALQLGSGFQHWAGLPCPCTICQMPPPPHLSALTASNMTRISGETKDLLK; translated from the coding sequence ATGAATTCTGATTCCAGCTCTGTCTCCAGCAGAGCTTCCTCTCCAGACATGGATGAGATGTACCTGAGagaccaccaccaccaccaccaccatcaccaccaccaagACAGCCGGCTCAACTCTGTCTCTTCCACCCAGAACGACCTGGTGCAGAAGATGTCCGGGGAAGGCCTCACCAGGAACGGCTCCAAGACCGGAGGGGAAGGCAGCAAGTACAAAATCAAGAAGCAGCTTTCAGAGCAGGACCTGCAGCAGCTTCGGCTGAAGATCAACGGCCGGGAGCGTAAGAGGATGCACGACCTCAACCTCGCCATGGACGGACTGCGGGAGGTGATGCCCTACGCCCACGGACCTTCCGTGAGAAAACTCTCCAAAATCGCCACTCTTCTGCTAGCCAGAAACTATATTCTGATGCTCACCAGCTCCCTGGAGGAGATGAAGAGGCTGGTCGGGGAAATCTACGGGGGACACCACTCGGCTTTTCACTGCGGCACGGTGGGACACTCCACCGGGCACCCGCCTCACGCCGCCGGCACTGTGCACCAGGTGCACCCTATTCTCGGCAGTGCCTTGTCCTCCGCCAAtacctcctcctccctctccgcCTCCCTGCCGGCCATTGGCACCATCCGGCCCCCACACTCCCTGCTCAAGACTCCCTCAACACCCCCCGCTCTGCAGCTCGGCAGCGGCTTCCAACACTGGGCGGGCTTGCCGTGCCCCTGCACCATCTGCCAGATGCCTCCCCCGCCCCACCTCTCAGCCCTCACCGCGTCCAACATGACCAGGATCTCGGGGGAGACCAAGGACCTCCTGAAGTGA